A single Oncorhynchus keta strain PuntledgeMale-10-30-2019 unplaced genomic scaffold, Oket_V2 Un_contig_6244_pilon_pilon, whole genome shotgun sequence DNA region contains:
- the LOC118391359 gene encoding PHD finger protein 12-like produces MWDKMETPAIVYDLDTSGGLMQQIQALLAPPKSEDGEKRSRKPDKNARRAGRATNHDTCDSCREGGDLLCCDHCPAAFHLQCCNPPLSKEMLPPGDWMCHRCMVRRKKRELKKEQINGLLERQLSKQSSSPAAELELAPGTLRLDPTAAVGGTTGLRATAVAQVRLLERRPSSRPNTPTSTASTDTPTPSEQNYMDDDMLDVEDDAQGSEPESSTPHLKRPFDLLIAAAMERNPTQFQLPNELTCTTALPGTSKKRRRDEMTGKNVKRPQHELDHNGLVPLPVKVCYPCGRSCRLAPLIQCDYCPLLFHMDCLDPPLTAMPVGKWMCPNHIEHMVLKQRSLTLSGRCQLFDQFQDRMSQHAVKVDFLQRVHRLNPPVRRGAHTHLKKTLKVPDAIKSQYKCPPAMMAPAGIRNGELICNISPESSHQHRTPSQHLTSEDEQQEWLRDVITLQCSIVRHLSAKQKEKPSSEWDSEQMNKADIKPCGTAEGGAVCTFNRIESPASKPKADSAAFCPQGVPALEEGKCSMCTEKPCHYCVPSNVNSPLEQLARTNGSSEACRQDDLYKLREPSGPDRPVPQTPAAPGPELPNHTGRAVVKTEKTLLKPCAVTSSPCTSPFKPEPRGPSPPHRPSQGTEGPARTTSSSTAVTRALTPPGTPYQIKGTTKLGSTAPPAGGKISLDAVTPRSGSLLPSSFSMGDLSSCLKAVADCHGEIQMSSLDEKFIELLAWQRIQQLFGPKAPSPPQSSCISLPPVPQPQPTEAQNKDIQARAVFYPLTGKGGACSMCYRSLYIGTGADMDVCLTNYGHCNYVSGKHACIFYDENTKQYELLNYSEHGTMVDNVLYSCDFSEKTGPSPSSSLVSKVQNIIKRCKRRKQEVEGAGEPMVLEEGVMSQCQGTLSRSCCDCKASSSSLIGGSGAGWEGTALLHHGSFVKLGCMQFVFSITEFACKQPKEETLTTPNTTSTATSQSQEGTEPSDKHTSQLHQVPVIQPNPVP; encoded by the exons ATGTGGGATAAAATGGAGACCCCAGCGATTGTCTATGATCTTGACACCTCTGGTGGTCTTATGCAG CAAATACAAGCATTGCTTGCGCCTCCCAAGTCTGAAGATGGAGAAAAAAGAAGTCGGAAACCAGATAAAAATGCCCGGAGAGCAGGGAGAGCCACGAATCACGACACTTGTGACAGTTGCAGAGAGGGAGGCGACCTCCTCTGTTGTGATCATTGTCCCGCCGCCTTTCATTTACAGTGCTG CAACCCACCCCTGAGTAAGGAGATGCTGCCCCCTGGAGACTGGATGTGTCATCGCTGCATGGTGCGCAGGAAG AAGCGGGAGCTGAAGAAAGAGCAGATTAATGGTCTGCTGGAGCGCCAGCTGTCTAAGCAGTCTTCCTCCCCTGCAGCAGAGTTAGAGCTTGCCCCAGGCACCCTGAGGCTGGACCCCACGGCAGCAGTAGGAGGCACCACAGGGCTGAGGGCTACAGCTGTTGCCCAGGTCCGTCTCCTGGAGAGGAGGCCCAGCAGCAGACCCAACACCCCCACCTCCACCGCCTCCACAGACACCCCCACGCCATCGGAGCAGAATTACATGGATGACGACATGCTAGACGTGGAGGACGACGCCCAGGGCTCGGAGCCCGAGAGCTCCACCCCACACCTCAAGAGGCCCTTTGACCTTCTGATAGCTGCTGCCATGGAGAGGAACCCCACACAGTTCCAGCTCCCTAATGAGCTCACCTGCACAACTGCACTTCCAGGAACTAgtaaaaagaggaggagagatgagatgacAGGAAAGAATGTGAAGCGACCGCAGCACGAGCTGGACCACAATGGGCTGGTCCCACTGCCAGTGAAGGTCTGCTATCCCTGTGGAAG gagctgcaggcTGGCACCATTAATCCAGTGTGACTATTGCCCCCTTTTGTTCCACATGGACTGTCTGGACCCCCCTCTTACTGCCATGCCCGTGGGCAAGTGGATGTGCCCCAATCATATAGAGCACATGGTG CTGAAGCAGAGGAGCCTGACGTTGAGCGGCCGCTGCCAGCTGTTTGACCAGTTTCAGGACAGGATGTCCCAACACGCCGTCAAGGTGGATTTCCTGCAGCGGGTGCATCGTCTCAATCCCCCCGTTCGCCGAGGAGCCCACACACACCTGAAGAAAACCCTCAAG GTCCCTGATGCTATAAAGTCCCAATACAAGTGTCCCCCGGCCATGATGGCCCCTGCTGGGATCCGCAATGGGGAGCTGATCTGTAACATCAGTCCAGAATCCTCCCACCAGCACCGTACACCCTCTCAGCACTTAACGAGCGAGGACGAGCAACAGGAG TGGCTACGTGACGTCATCACACTCCAGTGCAGCATAGTGAGACATCTATCGGCCAAGCAGAAGGAGAAGCCATCGTCTGAGTGGGACTCCGAGCAAATGAACAAGGCCGACATCAAACCTTGTGGAACAGCAGAGGGCGGTGCAGTGTGCACTTTTAACAGGATAGAGTCGCCAGCCTCCAAGCCTAAGGCTGACAGTGCAGCATTTTGCCCCCAGGGGGTGCCTGCACTCGAAGAAGGCAAGTGTAGCATGTGTACAGAGAAGCCTTGTCATTACTGTGTGCCCAGTAATGTTAACAGTCCTCTGGAGCAGCTGGCTCGGACCAATGGGAGTTCAGAGGCCTGCAGACAGGATGACCTCTACAAACTGAGAGAGCCCTCGGGTCCTGATAGGCCTGTTCCTCAGACACCAGCAGCCCCTGGCCCGGAGTTACCCAACCACACTGGAAGAGCTGTGGTCAAGACTGAGAAAACCCTGTTAAAACCCTGTGCAGTGACATCATCCCCATGCACCAGTCCCTTTAAACCAGAACCCAGAGGTCCCTCTCCACCTCACAGACCCTCCCAAGGCACAGAGGGCCCTGCTCGGACCACTAGCAGCAGCACTGCAGTGACCCGTGCCCTCACCCCACCTGGAACACCATACCAGATCAAGGGCACGACCAAGCTGGGCTCCACTGCCCCACCAGCAGGTGGAAAAATCAGTCTTGATGCTGTGACCCCCAGGAGTGGTTCTCTGCTCCCCAGCTCTTTCTCTATGGGAGACCTGTCCAGCTGTCTGAAGGCTGTGGCAGACTGCCACGGTG AGATTCAGATGAGTAGTCTAGATGAGAAGTTTATTGAACTCCTGGCCTGGCAGAGGATCCAGCAGTTGTTTGGCCCTAAAGCTCCTTCCCCTCCACAGAGCAGCTGTATCAGCCTACCTCCTGTGCCACAACCCCAGCCTACGGAAG CACAAAACAAGGATATCCAGGCCAGGGCTGTGTTTTATCCTTTGACTGGGAAAGGAGGAGCTTGTAGTATGTGCTACAGAAGCCTATACATAGGAACTG GTGCTGACATGGACGTGTGCCTTACAAACTATGGTCATTGTAATTATGTGTCAGGCAAACATGCCTGCATCTTTTATGATGAG AACACCAAGCAGTATGAGCTTCTCAACTACAGTGAACACGGGACCATGGTGGATAATGTGCTGTACTCCTGTGACTTCTCTGAGAAGACTGGCCCCAGCCCCTCCAGCAGCCTGGTCTCCAAAGTGCAGAACATTATCA AGCGCTGCAAGAGGAGGAAACAGGAAGTGGAAGGTGCGGGGGAGCCCATGGTGCTAGAGGAGGGGGTGATGAGCCAGTGTCAAGGGACTTTGTCCAGATCCTGCTGCGACTGCAAGGCCAGCAGCTCCAGTCTGATTGGGGGCAGTGGGGCAGGCTGGGAGGGCACTGCCCTGCTCCACCACGGCAGCTTCGTCAAGCTGGGCTGCATGCAGTTTGTCTTCAGTATTACAGAGTTTGCCTGCAAGCAGCCCAAAGAGGAAACCCTGACTACCCCAAACACCACCTCCACTGCCACCTCCCAGAGCCAGGAAGGAACAGAACCCTCTGACAAGCACACCTCCCAGCTCCACCAAGTGCCAGTGATACaacctaaccctgtcccctag
- the LOC118391360 gene encoding dehydrogenase/reductase SDR family member 13-like has protein sequence MYSQKRYCMKMFTLLLVSAGLIALYVLRNWYLKRPRCKSNAKLHGKTVIVTGSNTGIGKTTAIDLSRRGARVIMACRDKQRAEAAISDIKKETGNNEVVFMELDLGSLQSVRSFAETFLKSEFRLDILVNNAGLMKGGKTKNGVGMICGVNHLGHFLLTVLLLDRLKECGPSRVVTVASKAHEYGKIDFNCLSTHKDLAVGESDWALFKKYSHSKLCNMLFTHELAKRLEGTNVTCYSLCPGAVKTEIGRYSSSLWCMMSAPILSLFYMDAESGAQTTLYCALQEGIEPLSGCYFSCCAVQKVNADAKDDAVAKKLWEVSEILCGMS, from the exons ATGTACAGTCAGAAAAGGTACTGTATGAAGATGTTCACACTGCTTCTTGTCAGCGCTGGACTCATCGCACTTTATGTACTTCGTAATTGGTATCTCAAACGACCAAGATGCAAAAGCAATGCCAAGTTGCATGGGAAAACTGTAATCGTCACTG GATCTAACACAGGCATTGGGAAAACAACAGCAATAGATCTGTCCAGAAGAGGTGCGAGGGTTATAATGGCCTGCCGAGATAAGCAGAGGGCAGAAGCTGCCATCAGTGACATCAAGAAG GAGACTGGGAACAATGAGGTTGTGTTCATGGAGCTGGACCTTGGAAGCCTACAGTCTGTGCGATCTTTTGCTGAGACCTTCCTGAAGTCTGAATTTAGACTCGATATTCTTGTCAACAACGCTG GGCTTATGAAAGGTGGCAAGACAAAGAATGGCGTGGGAATGATCTGTGGCGTTAATCACCTCGGCCACTTCCTGTTAACTGTGCTGCTGCTGGACCGTCTAAAGGAATGCGGTCCGAGTCGAGTGGTGACTGTCGCCTCCAAAGCTCATGAGTATGGCAAAATCGATTTTAACTGCCTGAGTACCCACAAAGACCTGGCTGTTGGAGAATCTGACTGGGCTTTGTTTAAGAAGTATAGTCATAGCAAGCTATGTAATATGCTCTTCACACACGAGCTTGCCAAAAGACTGGAGGGAACAAATGTCACCTGCTACAGCTTGTGTCCAG GAGCAGTCAAAACTGAAATAGGCCGGTATTCAAGCTCCTTGTGGTGTATGATGTCGGCACCTATCCTTTCGCTCTTCTATATGGACGCAGAATCTGGGGCCCAGACTACACTCTACTGTGCCCTCCAGGAGGGTATAGAGCCTCTGAGTGGATGCTACTTCTCCTGCTGTGCAGTACAGAAGGTGAATGCCGACGCCAAAGATGACGCTGTGGCCAAAAAATTGTGGGAAGTCAGTGAGATACTTTGTGGCATGTCTTAA